A single genomic interval of Aedes aegypti strain LVP_AGWG chromosome 1, AaegL5.0 Primary Assembly, whole genome shotgun sequence harbors:
- the LOC110681501 gene encoding tumor necrosis factor receptor superfamily member wengen, giving the protein MPPWIESMEQRRRRSTRNLPESSSSSGSWSVRSVMYSSSGASGSSGSFSNSFSISPVAVSSTPVSRLRWMFGALTLLTVLSRAEAVCDPDRWWNLEREECDPCTVCGEQQLVLRPCQEYMDTVCGTIGDLDMDLAQLARTEARHEQRHWKEERRKDGSDGPQQHRSHQHHANQQHPHPGTARKHENTEEILWDWQAASLLLAIIGCLMFFFAAAIIALNQTRQWKRIEKHFDADMEALSAQLMNHLSSMQQLENGSIFLDDVLGGDQRRFHRGGGERSGDSVSSTSALLGGHHHHHHHHPIEVRCVYLDQLLDGKNCIQSQGPGNLYIEETNNTPNVDRGTTAAAVSQPPACHFPNGGSPLNRVRLY; this is encoded by the exons ATGCCACCTTGGATCGAGTCCATGGAGCAGCGCCGTAGAAGATCCACGCGGAACCTGCCCGAGAGCAGTAGCAGTAGCGGTAGCTGGTCCGTCCGATCAGTCATGTACAGTAGTAGTGGCGCTAGTGGTAGCAGCGGTAGTTTTAGCAATAGTTTCTCAATAAGTCCAGTAGCTGTAAGTTCGACGCCGGTATCTAGGCTAAGATGGATGTTCGGCGCGTTGACCTTGTTGACAGTATTATCCAGGGCGGAAGCGGTGTGTGATCCAGATCGGTGGTGGAATCTGGAACGGGAAGAGTGCGACCCGTGTACGGTGTGTGGTGAGCAGCAGCTGGTCCTGAGGCCGTGTCAGGAATACATGGACACGGTCTGCGGGACGATCGGGGATCTGGATATGGATCTGGCGCAGTTGGCGCGTACCGAAGCACGCCACGAGCAGCGCCACTGGAAGGAG gaaCGCCGGAAAGACGGTTCCGACGGGCCCCAGCAGCATCGGTCGCATCAGCACCACGCCAACCAGCAACACCCACATCCGGGCACGGCCAGAAAGCACGAGAACACCGAAGAAATCCTGTGGGACTGGCAGGCGGCCTCGCTGCTGCTGGCCATCATCGGATGTCTGATGTTCTTCTTCGCCGCGGCCATCATTGCGCTGAACCAGACGCGCCAGTGGAAGCGAATCGAGAAACATTTTGACGCGG ACATGGAGGCCCTGTCGGCGCAGCTGATGAACCATCTGTCCAGCATGCAGCAGCTCGAGAACGGATCGATCTTCCTGGATGACGTTCTTGGAGGTGATCAGCGACGGTTCCACCGGGGAGGAGGAGAACGCAGTGGAGACAGTGTGAGTAGCACTAGCGCTCTGCTCGGAGGCCACCACCATCATCACCATCACCATCCGATCGAGGTGCGATGTGTCTACTTGGATCAGTTGCTAG ACGGCAAGAATTGCATCCAAAGTCAGGGCCCGGGCAATTTGTACATCGAAGAGACAAACAACACCCCAAACGTGGACCGTGGAACGACAGCCGCAGCAGTTTCCCAACCGCCAGCGTGtcatttccctaacggtggttCTCCACTGAATCGAGTTCGATTGTATTGA